The Deltaproteobacteria bacterium genome has a segment encoding these proteins:
- the mreD gene encoding rod shape-determining protein MreD: MKEFLLFLPLTIAYLALKSTVLAGFPLPDIPLIIVFYMAHRKAAVDGLLAAFALGYLDDAMSGGVLGSSSFSLVLIFVAVHLLSKIVQFTTPAVKGGGVFAASVLKGALAYYILRAAGLDALFQAGMVLEAAVSGLLAPAVFALLQKTVDIATPRKFKDNEN, encoded by the coding sequence ATGAAAGAATTCCTTCTATTCCTCCCCCTTACGATCGCATACCTGGCATTGAAGAGCACGGTCCTCGCCGGGTTTCCGCTGCCCGACATCCCGCTCATAATCGTCTTTTACATGGCGCACAGGAAAGCAGCCGTGGACGGCCTGCTAGCGGCGTTCGCGCTCGGATACCTTGACGACGCCATGAGCGGAGGGGTTCTAGGCTCGAGCTCTTTCTCCCTTGTGCTCATATTCGTTGCCGTCCACCTCCTCTCGAAGATTGTGCAGTTCACCACTCCGGCCGTCAAGGGAGGCGGCGTGTTCGCCGCTTCCGTCTTGAAGGGCGCTCTCGCGTACTACATCCTCAGGGCCGCCGGGCTGGATGCGCTCTTCCAGGCCGGGATGGTCCTGGAGGCCGCGGTAAGCGGGCTCCTTGCGCCGGCTGTCTTCGCCCTCCTCCAGAAGACGGTCGACATCGCAACGCCCCGCAAATTCAAGGACAACGAGAATTGA
- the mreC gene encoding rod shape-determining protein MreC yields the protein MRGSERNFYSFLKRHQLVLISAVLAFFSLHLALTDRKEYERGYILKEALSYTLTPVQETLLGAGALVKGVWSDYVLLVGVNRENSELRNAVSLLEEENNRLREDIMRDGRLRAILEYRDALPFGTTGAAVTGFNTERWMRTIVVNKGLSDGIGKDHAVIASEGIVGRTLDVHNSSSRVLLVTDARSNIDVIVQRTRVKGMAEGNGTDALVLKYVRVIDDVQVGDKVVTSGISGIFPKGLVVGEVTKIEKGKDNFFNHIEVRPAVDIGKLEEVLVLSERPRMME from the coding sequence ATGAGGGGCTCTGAACGTAACTTCTACTCATTTCTCAAAAGGCACCAGCTTGTTCTCATTTCCGCCGTCCTGGCGTTTTTTTCACTTCACCTCGCATTGACTGACAGGAAGGAATACGAACGGGGATACATCCTGAAGGAGGCCCTCTCGTATACCCTGACGCCCGTCCAGGAAACACTCCTCGGCGCCGGGGCCCTCGTAAAAGGCGTCTGGTCGGACTACGTCCTCCTCGTCGGCGTGAACCGGGAAAACAGCGAGCTCAGAAATGCCGTCTCGCTCCTCGAAGAGGAAAATAACAGGCTACGTGAAGATATAATGCGGGACGGAAGGCTCCGGGCGATACTCGAGTACAGGGACGCCCTGCCCTTCGGTACTACAGGCGCAGCGGTCACGGGCTTTAACACGGAGCGCTGGATGAGGACCATCGTCGTGAACAAGGGCCTTTCGGACGGCATAGGCAAGGACCACGCGGTCATAGCCTCCGAGGGCATAGTCGGGAGGACGCTCGACGTGCACAATAGCTCTTCAAGGGTCCTCCTCGTGACCGACGCCAGGTCCAACATAGACGTTATCGTACAGCGCACCAGGGTAAAGGGAATGGCCGAGGGGAACGGCACTGACGCCCTGGTGCTCAAGTACGTTCGGGTGATAGACGACGTCCAGGTCGGGGACAAGGTCGTGACCTCTGGCATCTCCGGCATATTCCCGAAAGGCCTCGTCGTGGGCGAGGTAACCAAGATAGAAAAAGGCAAGGACAACTTTTTCAACCACATCGAGGTCCGCCCAGCCGTGGACATAGGGAAGCTCGAGGAGGTGCTGGTCTTGAGCGAGCGCCCCCGGATGATGGAATAG
- a CDS encoding rod shape-determining protein, whose product MLNYLLGLFSNDLAIDLGTASTLIYVKGKGIICNEPSVVAVKKDGKGKRVLAVGREAKAMLGRTPGNIAAIRPLKDGVIADFEVTEEMLKYFIAKVHNRRLLVRPRIIVGVPSGITQVEKRAVRESAYSAGAAEVYLIEEPMAAAIGAGLPITEPSGNMIVDIGGGTSEIAVISLAGIVQSKSIRIGGDKLDEVIVQYIKRKYNLAIGTGVAEIIKMTLGLPMPDEKTQKLEIKGSNLITGIPTTLEIESGEIREALNEPINALVEAVKNVLETTPPELAADLVDKGIVLAGGGALLKNLDIILREETQLPVTIAEDPLTCVVKGAGKVLDEIRLLKEVTIPN is encoded by the coding sequence ATGCTTAACTACCTATTGGGCCTTTTCTCGAACGACCTGGCCATAGACCTCGGCACCGCCAGCACGCTCATATACGTTAAGGGCAAGGGCATCATCTGCAACGAGCCTTCGGTCGTGGCCGTAAAGAAGGACGGCAAGGGCAAACGGGTTCTCGCGGTCGGCAGGGAGGCCAAGGCCATGCTGGGCCGCACCCCCGGCAACATCGCGGCCATAAGGCCGTTGAAGGACGGCGTCATAGCCGATTTCGAGGTCACCGAGGAGATGCTCAAGTACTTCATCGCCAAGGTGCACAATAGGAGATTGCTTGTCCGCCCCCGGATAATAGTCGGCGTCCCCTCGGGCATAACCCAGGTCGAAAAAAGGGCCGTAAGGGAATCCGCCTACTCGGCGGGCGCAGCCGAGGTCTATCTCATCGAGGAGCCCATGGCCGCCGCAATAGGCGCGGGCCTCCCCATAACCGAGCCCTCGGGCAACATGATAGTCGACATAGGCGGCGGCACCTCCGAGATAGCCGTCATATCGCTCGCGGGCATAGTCCAGTCCAAGTCCATAAGGATAGGCGGAGACAAACTCGACGAGGTCATAGTCCAGTACATAAAGAGGAAGTACAACCTCGCCATAGGCACCGGGGTCGCAGAGATAATAAAGATGACGCTCGGCCTTCCAATGCCCGACGAGAAGACCCAGAAGCTCGAGATAAAGGGCTCGAACCTCATAACCGGCATCCCTACGACGCTTGAGATAGAATCCGGGGAGATTCGTGAGGCCCTGAACGAGCCCATAAACGCGCTCGTCGAGGCGGTAAAGAACGTCCTCGAAACGACTCCCCCCGAGCTTGCCGCGGACCTGGTAGACAAGGGCATCGTGCTCGCCGGAGGCGGAGCGCTCCTTAAGAACCTCGACATCATACTCCGCGAGGAGACACAGCTCCCGGTCACCATAGCCGAAGACCCGCTCACCTGCGTCGTGAAGGGCGCCGGGAAGGTCCTCGACGAGATACGGCTTTTGAAGGAAGTCACAATACCAAACTGA
- a CDS encoding SurA N-terminal domain-containing protein: MMLESIRKRRNSAVILVAFAAIILVFIFWGVGPGGGGGDANTVATVNGESVSVKDYMNLYKREVDYYRSVFKEQFTDEMERELNLKQRSVDILINRLLAVKEAKKQGIEVSEKEVQDTIRAIPAFHNNGAFDKELYFKVLSSNRVSPAEFEDSIETDLLTAKIREKVLRDISVTDEEVRARYLRENRKIDLDYVSVNGESLKKGIDVSDEEALAYYKQNASRFMVPRSVNAFYAFASFAEFAKTAPVNSEEVSEFYERNKGQFETPAAIKARHILVRPGPGAADSEKARADAKQKIEGLLDKVRSGGDFAALAKKNSEDPGSASQGGELGWFQKGVMIKEFEDAAFALGKGEVSGVVETEYGFHIIKVEDRKDPGHMPLKEVEPAIRKTLGESKARNVAKEALAALDSKIAKAGTVEEMKKEASSIKGVRTAVTGFFTESAPPPELAGKEDLRNTMLTLPPGQGRTVEAEDGVYLVRVLERKEANVPEFKDSAPEVKDILATEKALKAAREKALQILERLKNGEDFKAIAASEKLNIESTGYFSPVDGFMPKTGIFTGDKDGIFELSESAPNFPEVLVNDGKHYVLRFAGAKEAPESGLEFKKEEIRSRVLAEKQEEVLGEWLNGLRQNSKITVNQDLL; this comes from the coding sequence ATGATGCTCGAAAGTATCAGGAAAAGGCGGAATTCCGCCGTCATACTCGTAGCCTTCGCCGCGATAATCCTCGTTTTCATATTCTGGGGCGTCGGGCCAGGCGGAGGCGGCGGGGACGCAAACACGGTCGCCACGGTAAACGGGGAGTCCGTATCCGTAAAGGACTACATGAACCTCTATAAAAGGGAGGTCGATTATTACCGGAGCGTTTTCAAAGAGCAGTTTACCGACGAAATGGAGCGCGAGCTGAACCTGAAGCAGAGGTCGGTCGACATACTGATAAACAGGCTCCTCGCCGTGAAAGAGGCGAAAAAGCAGGGCATTGAAGTGTCCGAAAAGGAGGTCCAGGACACCATAAGGGCCATACCGGCCTTTCATAATAACGGCGCTTTCGACAAGGAACTTTACTTCAAAGTGCTGAGCTCAAATCGCGTGAGCCCGGCCGAATTCGAGGATAGCATCGAGACCGACCTCCTGACCGCCAAGATACGGGAGAAGGTGCTGAGGGACATATCAGTAACAGATGAGGAGGTCCGGGCCAGGTACCTTAGAGAGAACAGGAAGATAGACCTCGATTACGTATCGGTCAACGGCGAGTCGCTGAAAAAGGGCATCGACGTGTCCGATGAGGAGGCGCTTGCCTATTACAAGCAGAACGCCTCCCGGTTCATGGTGCCGAGGAGCGTAAACGCCTTTTACGCCTTCGCCTCGTTCGCGGAATTCGCGAAGACCGCGCCGGTCAACTCCGAGGAGGTAAGCGAGTTCTACGAGAGGAACAAGGGGCAGTTCGAGACCCCGGCCGCCATCAAGGCCAGGCACATACTCGTAAGGCCCGGGCCGGGCGCGGCCGATAGCGAAAAGGCCAGGGCCGACGCGAAGCAAAAGATCGAGGGGTTGCTCGATAAGGTCAGGTCCGGCGGCGATTTCGCGGCACTCGCTAAAAAGAATTCCGAGGACCCCGGGAGCGCTTCGCAGGGCGGGGAACTGGGCTGGTTCCAGAAAGGCGTAATGATAAAGGAGTTCGAGGACGCCGCCTTCGCGCTCGGCAAGGGCGAGGTGAGCGGGGTCGTTGAGACGGAATACGGCTTCCATATCATAAAGGTCGAGGACAGGAAAGACCCGGGGCACATGCCCCTCAAGGAAGTTGAGCCTGCCATAAGGAAGACGCTCGGCGAGAGCAAGGCCAGAAACGTCGCAAAAGAGGCCCTTGCGGCGCTCGACTCAAAAATCGCGAAGGCCGGGACCGTCGAGGAGATGAAGAAGGAGGCCTCCTCCATCAAGGGCGTAAGGACCGCCGTAACCGGCTTTTTCACCGAGAGCGCGCCTCCTCCGGAGCTTGCCGGAAAAGAGGACCTCAGGAATACGATGCTTACCCTGCCGCCGGGGCAGGGAAGGACCGTAGAGGCTGAGGACGGCGTCTATCTCGTGAGGGTCCTCGAAAGGAAAGAGGCCAATGTGCCCGAGTTCAAGGATTCCGCGCCTGAGGTGAAGGACATACTCGCTACCGAGAAGGCCCTTAAAGCGGCCCGGGAAAAGGCCCTTCAGATACTCGAGCGCCTTAAGAACGGCGAGGATTTCAAGGCAATCGCGGCCTCGGAGAAACTTAATATCGAATCAACCGGCTATTTCAGCCCGGTCGACGGCTTCATGCCGAAGACCGGCATTTTCACCGGGGACAAGGACGGCATATTCGAGCTGAGCGAAAGCGCCCCGAATTTCCCCGAGGTCCTCGTGAACGATGGAAAGCACTACGTCTTGAGGTTCGCAGGCGCAAAGGAAGCCCCCGAGTCCGGGCTCGAGTTCAAGAAGGAAGAGATCAGGTCAAGGGTCCTTGCCGAGAAGCAGGAAGAGGTCCTGGGCGAGTGGCTGAACGGCCTCCGGCAGAATTCGAAGATAACCGTAAACCAGGACCTTCTTTAA
- a CDS encoding proline--tRNA ligase — protein MRYSRMLLPTLKESPADAEVISQKLMIRAGMIRKVAAGIYNLLPLGHRVVKKVEAIVREEMNRAGAQEVLMPMVVPSELWQESGRWEAYGKELLRLKDRHEREFCLGPTHEEVITDMVRREVRSYRELPLNLYQIQTKFRDEIRPRFGLMRGREFIMKDAYSFHATPESLDREYENMHRAYTRIFERCALQFRAVEAETGAIGGRFSHEFMVLADSGEDSIASCTRCGYAANIERAEVREPHPERPMGELPVERVSTPGMRTIEEVSAFLKASPSAMIKTLIYETDRGVVAALVRGDHQLNEFKFRNAAGAAWVKLADEAEVEKATGAPSGYAGPVKLKIPVYADHAVKRIFDGVTGANEKDAHLVHVSAARDFTGASYADIRNALAGDMCPRCEGAFEIRRGIEVGHIFKLGTKYSEAMGATFLDEEGKERPAIMGCYGIGIGRTAAAAIEQNHDEAGIVWPGPLAPFDCEVLPVNVNDEATKKAAETLYETLGAEMEVLLDDRDERAGVKFKDADLIGIPVRVVVGERNLKQGKAELKMRKSGETRLIGIEEIPGEVRKAIGR, from the coding sequence ATGCGCTATTCGAGGATGCTGCTGCCTACCTTGAAGGAATCTCCGGCAGACGCCGAGGTCATAAGCCAGAAGCTCATGATACGGGCCGGGATGATAAGGAAGGTGGCCGCAGGCATTTATAACCTCCTGCCGCTCGGCCACAGGGTGGTAAAGAAGGTGGAGGCCATAGTCAGGGAGGAGATGAACAGGGCAGGCGCCCAGGAGGTGCTCATGCCCATGGTCGTCCCCTCGGAGCTCTGGCAGGAGAGCGGCAGGTGGGAGGCGTACGGCAAGGAGCTCCTCCGGCTCAAGGACAGGCACGAGAGGGAGTTCTGCCTGGGGCCGACCCACGAGGAGGTAATAACCGACATGGTGAGGAGGGAGGTGCGCTCATACAGGGAGCTCCCGCTGAACCTTTACCAGATACAGACCAAGTTCAGGGACGAGATACGCCCGAGGTTCGGGCTCATGCGGGGCCGCGAATTCATAATGAAGGACGCGTATTCCTTCCATGCCACTCCCGAAAGCCTGGACCGGGAATACGAGAACATGCATCGCGCCTACACGAGGATATTCGAGAGGTGCGCGCTGCAGTTCAGGGCCGTCGAGGCCGAGACCGGGGCGATTGGCGGAAGGTTCTCGCACGAGTTCATGGTCCTTGCCGACAGCGGCGAGGATTCAATTGCGAGCTGCACGAGGTGCGGCTACGCCGCCAATATCGAAAGGGCCGAAGTGCGGGAGCCGCACCCCGAAAGGCCAATGGGCGAGCTTCCGGTGGAGAGGGTCTCGACACCGGGCATGAGGACCATAGAAGAGGTGAGCGCGTTCCTGAAGGCCAGCCCTTCCGCCATGATTAAGACGCTTATATACGAGACGGACAGGGGTGTGGTCGCAGCTCTCGTAAGGGGCGACCACCAGCTTAATGAATTCAAGTTCAGGAACGCCGCCGGGGCTGCATGGGTGAAGCTCGCGGACGAGGCGGAAGTAGAGAAGGCGACAGGCGCGCCATCAGGGTACGCCGGGCCGGTGAAGCTTAAAATACCCGTATACGCCGACCACGCAGTTAAGAGGATATTCGACGGCGTGACCGGCGCGAACGAGAAGGACGCGCACCTCGTCCACGTGAGCGCGGCTCGGGATTTCACCGGCGCGTCCTACGCCGACATAAGGAACGCGCTGGCCGGGGACATGTGCCCGAGGTGCGAGGGCGCCTTCGAGATACGGCGCGGAATAGAGGTGGGGCACATATTCAAGCTCGGGACCAAGTATTCCGAGGCCATGGGCGCGACCTTCCTCGACGAAGAAGGGAAGGAGCGCCCGGCGATAATGGGCTGCTACGGCATAGGCATCGGCAGGACCGCGGCCGCCGCCATAGAGCAGAACCATGACGAGGCCGGGATAGTATGGCCGGGTCCGCTCGCGCCGTTCGACTGCGAGGTCCTGCCAGTGAACGTGAACGACGAGGCCACGAAAAAGGCCGCGGAGACGCTTTATGAAACGCTCGGGGCCGAAATGGAGGTGCTCCTCGACGACAGAGACGAGAGGGCGGGGGTGAAGTTCAAGGACGCCGACCTCATAGGCATTCCTGTCCGGGTGGTCGTAGGCGAAAGAAACCTCAAGCAGGGCAAGGCGGAGCTTAAGATGAGAAAATCCGGCGAGACGAGGCTCATCGGGATCGAGGAAATACCCGGCGAGGTCAGAAAGGCCATCGGAAGATAG
- a CDS encoding PEP-CTERM sorting domain-containing protein (PEP-CTERM proteins occur, often in large numbers, in the proteomes of bacteria that also encode an exosortase, a predicted intramembrane cysteine proteinase. The presence of a PEP-CTERM domain at a protein's C-terminus predicts cleavage within the sorting domain, followed by covalent anchoring to some some component of the (usually Gram-negative) cell surface. Many PEP-CTERM proteins exhibit an unusual sequence composition that includes large numbers of potential glycosylation sites. Expression of one such protein has been shown restore the ability of a bacterium to form floc, a type of biofilm.) translates to MKRSLLSAAVLAGCLALVPAVSSANASNNGPTPPPFNGNGGNTNTNVAVATATNTTIVKIKNIIKVNGGKKHFKPVRNNVKDPLANNGSNYNGGKHYNGKKCKKENNNNHAVPEPGTMALLAAAMGAIVIRKRQSAK, encoded by the coding sequence ATGAAGAGAAGCCTACTCTCCGCAGCCGTACTCGCCGGATGCCTCGCCCTCGTTCCTGCCGTAAGCTCCGCAAACGCATCGAACAATGGTCCTACGCCCCCCCCTTTCAACGGGAACGGCGGCAACACCAACACCAATGTCGCAGTCGCAACCGCAACCAACACGACCATCGTAAAGATCAAGAACATCATCAAGGTGAACGGCGGCAAGAAGCATTTCAAGCCCGTCAGGAACAACGTCAAAGACCCTCTGGCTAATAATGGCAGCAACTACAACGGCGGCAAGCATTACAACGGCAAGAAGTGCAAGAAGGAGAACAACAACAACCACGCCGTACCCGAGCCCGGCACCATGGCCCTCCTCGCAGCCGCAATGGGCGCGATAGTCATAAGGAAGAGGCAGTCCGCGAAGTAA
- a CDS encoding DUF3015 domain-containing protein, protein MKRLTISGCALALFMGFAALPAGAQTFDQNVGCGLGSVLMKERDATLFQVLAITTNQILFNQTIGITFGVFGCQQPAVFVENEKLNTFVAANMDSLAQDMAAGNGESIATVAELMGVPAEKRAEFYAALQSNFKEIYASGSVQSADVIENISKTSL, encoded by the coding sequence ATGAAAAGGCTTACCATATCGGGATGCGCCCTTGCCTTATTTATGGGGTTTGCGGCGCTTCCAGCCGGGGCGCAGACCTTCGACCAGAACGTCGGTTGCGGCCTTGGTAGCGTGCTGATGAAAGAGAGGGACGCAACACTCTTTCAGGTGCTTGCGATAACCACGAACCAGATACTCTTCAACCAGACCATCGGCATCACCTTCGGCGTCTTCGGGTGCCAGCAGCCGGCCGTGTTCGTCGAGAACGAGAAGCTTAATACCTTCGTGGCCGCCAACATGGATTCTCTCGCCCAGGACATGGCAGCCGGGAACGGGGAATCCATCGCGACGGTTGCCGAGCTCATGGGCGTGCCCGCTGAGAAGAGGGCCGAGTTCTATGCCGCGCTCCAGTCGAATTTCAAGGAGATATACGCTTCTGGTAGCGTCCAGTCCGCGGATGTAATAGAGAACATCTCGAAGACTTCGCTATAG
- a CDS encoding DUF3015 domain-containing protein, translating to MKRLVGFGSALLLAGAFMLPATAAAQSYDTNVGCGLGNMLFKEIGQDKTLFQILAVTTNGFLGNQTFGITSGTLGCAQPSMIVENEKVLRFVADNMDTLAQDIAAGNGEALSTLAELMEVPVEQRPVFFSKLQENFNGVYGSSAVESADVIEGIYKIASNS from the coding sequence ATGAAAAGACTCGTTGGTTTTGGTTCCGCGCTTCTCCTTGCGGGAGCGTTCATGCTCCCGGCAACTGCCGCTGCCCAGTCGTACGATACCAATGTGGGATGCGGCCTCGGTAACATGCTCTTCAAGGAAATCGGCCAGGACAAGACTCTTTTCCAGATACTGGCTGTCACCACGAACGGGTTTTTAGGTAACCAGACCTTCGGCATCACCTCCGGCACCCTGGGATGCGCGCAGCCTTCGATGATTGTCGAGAACGAGAAAGTGCTGAGGTTCGTCGCGGACAACATGGACACCCTCGCGCAGGACATCGCTGCCGGTAACGGCGAGGCCCTCTCCACCCTGGCCGAGCTTATGGAAGTACCGGTCGAGCAGAGGCCGGTTTTCTTCTCGAAGCTCCAGGAGAACTTCAACGGCGTATACGGCTCTTCCGCCGTTGAGTCGGCCGACGTGATCGAGGGCATCTACAAGATTGCTTCCAACTCGTAG
- a CDS encoding DUF4105 domain-containing protein, whose product MALAFFALSPREAAASNGEYAEELAEKAVSTGLHDRREWHVLIHYRPELLGGYTSLVDDPAFFNSRSGKNDPRAELRETINAFFRDDLDGDAHPQCRFIARYRWLSKELSIDRSKLPAPECKGYDELMENMNPRSAVLVFPVSHINSPASMFGHTLLRIDSDRESTMFSFAVNYSAVTPETSGILFAVKGLTGAYKGYFGVLPYYEKIKEYSFLENRDMWEYRLDFTPEEVERMLLHLWELKDIYSDYYFFDENCSYNLLLSLEAARPETDLLRLLPPWVIPMDTVRAIKKTGISSVEARYRPSKASRIRHIEGLLDKGLRTAALELASGALDPNGLASDEAIPREKRAMVLDLASEYVQYRYAKRKLAKEEYTSRYIGVLGARSTLGLIPPYDIGAPAPPDDGHGPARLSIGAGLRGSGEFASVKLRPANHALMDPQEGYLPGAAITFLEGEARYNFDGRGLEPERLTLLEIISISPRDRFFKPVSWRVTANALQKEYSGDEPRTVAGVSAAVGLSYGKWPGALLYAFAGPEAKAGQRLDKGYALGAGVKAGAIGRITERWKAQLEFTALAFGPGDSHDILTAELNQTFTTGKESALMLNLKREDFDGFYSTETSISLNLYY is encoded by the coding sequence TTGGCCCTCGCCTTTTTCGCGCTCTCGCCGCGTGAGGCGGCCGCTTCCAATGGAGAGTACGCCGAAGAGCTCGCGGAAAAGGCCGTCTCTACGGGTCTCCATGACAGGCGCGAGTGGCATGTGCTCATCCATTACAGGCCTGAGCTCCTCGGCGGGTACACGAGCCTCGTGGACGACCCCGCCTTCTTCAATTCGCGTTCTGGAAAGAACGACCCCAGGGCAGAGCTCAGGGAGACCATAAATGCGTTCTTCAGGGACGACCTCGACGGGGATGCCCACCCCCAGTGCAGGTTCATAGCAAGATATCGGTGGCTCTCGAAGGAGCTATCCATCGACCGCTCGAAGCTTCCCGCGCCCGAGTGCAAGGGGTATGACGAGCTGATGGAGAACATGAACCCCCGCTCGGCGGTCCTCGTTTTTCCGGTATCGCACATAAACAGCCCCGCCTCCATGTTCGGCCACACGCTCCTCCGCATCGACTCCGACAGGGAATCGACCATGTTCTCATTCGCGGTCAACTACTCGGCCGTCACCCCGGAGACCAGCGGCATTCTTTTCGCGGTAAAGGGGCTTACGGGCGCGTACAAGGGGTACTTCGGCGTGCTCCCGTATTACGAGAAGATAAAGGAGTACAGCTTCCTCGAGAACAGGGACATGTGGGAATACAGGCTGGATTTCACACCGGAAGAGGTCGAGAGGATGCTCCTCCACCTCTGGGAGCTCAAGGACATCTATTCGGATTATTACTTCTTCGACGAGAACTGCTCTTATAACCTGCTCCTTTCGCTCGAGGCGGCAAGGCCGGAAACGGACCTCCTTCGGCTCCTGCCGCCCTGGGTGATCCCGATGGACACGGTCCGGGCGATCAAAAAGACCGGTATTAGCTCAGTCGAGGCCCGGTACAGGCCTTCAAAGGCCTCGAGGATAAGGCACATCGAGGGACTATTGGACAAGGGCCTCCGCACCGCCGCTCTGGAGCTCGCTTCCGGCGCGCTGGACCCTAATGGACTCGCCAGTGACGAGGCTATTCCGAGGGAAAAGAGGGCGATGGTCCTGGACCTTGCCTCGGAGTACGTCCAGTACAGGTATGCGAAGAGGAAGCTCGCCAAGGAGGAATACACGTCGAGGTATATAGGCGTTCTAGGCGCAAGGAGCACGCTCGGGCTCATACCGCCTTACGACATAGGCGCCCCGGCCCCGCCGGATGACGGCCACGGCCCTGCAAGGCTCTCCATCGGGGCGGGCCTCCGTGGAAGTGGCGAGTTCGCTTCAGTAAAGCTCAGGCCCGCGAACCACGCCCTCATGGACCCGCAGGAAGGTTATCTCCCCGGAGCCGCAATAACCTTTCTTGAAGGCGAGGCGAGGTACAACTTCGACGGAAGGGGGCTTGAGCCGGAAAGGCTCACGCTTCTGGAGATAATATCCATCTCGCCCAGGGACAGGTTCTTTAAGCCCGTATCCTGGCGGGTTACGGCAAATGCGCTTCAAAAGGAGTATTCAGGCGATGAGCCTAGGACCGTGGCGGGCGTCTCCGCGGCCGTCGGCTTGAGTTACGGAAAATGGCCGGGCGCGCTCCTCTATGCCTTTGCCGGGCCAGAGGCCAAGGCCGGACAAAGGCTCGACAAGGGATACGCGCTCGGCGCCGGAGTAAAGGCGGGCGCAATAGGCCGGATTACGGAGAGGTGGAAGGCGCAGCTCGAATTCACTGCCCTGGCCTTCGGCCCTGGCGACAGCCATGACATACTCACAGCCGAGCTTAATCAGACCTTTACTACCGGGAAAGAGAGCGCCTTGATGCTTAACCTTAAGCGGGAGGACTTCGACGGCTTTTACTCGACGGAGACATCCATCTCCCTGAACCTATATTACTGA
- a CDS encoding NAD(P)-dependent oxidoreductase, with the protein MGKAIATRLKGQGVEVHAWNRTLTRARELDVIVSDTPAALASRADIIFVSLFDSASVREVLSMNNGLLSGELRGKLVVDMTTNHFKEVLAFHSILAERGGAYLEAPLIGSVIPAMSGSLTILASGGEDPYKAALPYLEKLGSAIYFLKEPGLATRIKLVNNLLLGTFMASIAEATALGEKAGLDRATALDIFSNGAGSSAILSAKKEKLLNEDFEAHFKCSLMYKDLHYLQDLAAALKSPVFTASIAKELFAAAVSKGAGEEDFSAVYRAVKNL; encoded by the coding sequence ATGGGCAAGGCCATAGCGACAAGGCTAAAAGGCCAGGGGGTGGAGGTCCACGCATGGAACAGGACCCTCACCAGGGCAAGGGAGCTCGATGTCATAGTGAGCGACACCCCTGCGGCGCTCGCATCCAGGGCCGATATCATCTTCGTCAGTCTCTTTGACAGCGCTTCGGTAAGGGAAGTCCTGAGCATGAATAACGGCCTCCTCTCCGGAGAGCTCAGGGGCAAGCTGGTGGTCGACATGACCACCAACCATTTCAAAGAGGTCCTCGCCTTCCACTCGATATTAGCTGAGAGGGGCGGGGCCTATCTGGAGGCCCCGCTCATCGGGAGCGTAATACCCGCGATGAGCGGAAGCCTCACCATACTCGCAAGCGGCGGGGAGGACCCGTACAAGGCCGCCCTCCCCTACCTCGAAAAGCTCGGGAGCGCCATATACTTCCTCAAGGAGCCGGGGCTTGCGACCAGGATAAAGCTCGTAAACAACCTCCTTCTCGGAACATTCATGGCCTCTATAGCAGAGGCGACCGCCCTTGGCGAAAAGGCCGGGCTTGACAGGGCGACCGCGCTCGATATATTTTCTAACGGCGCGGGAAGCTCCGCAATCCTTTCCGCGAAGAAGGAGAAGCTCCTGAACGAGGACTTCGAGGCGCACTTCAAGTGCTCGCTCATGTACAAGGACCTCCATTATCTACAAGACCTTGCCGCGGCGCTTAAGTCGCCCGTGTTCACGGCGAGCATCGCAAAGGAGCTCTTTGCCGCGGCCGTATCAAAAGGGGCCGGGGAAGAGGACTTCTCGGCCGTTTACAGGGCCGTAAAAAATCTTTAA